From Polynucleobacter sp. AP-Sving-400A-A2:
TTTAGCGACGCTGACTTCTTCAAGGATGCGACCTCAGCCATATACTCAAACTGTCGACGCAAAATATTTTTAATGAAGTATTCGATTACTGCTGATGGCACTAAGGAATTCGGCTCAATTTGGGCATCGTACTTAAAGGTAGTGAAATCCTTCTCGGAAAATAGCCGCCAACTTCCCTTGTAATACTTTGTGTCACCGCTAAATTGCTCAAAAAGTAATGTTTTGTTGGGGATCTCTACATACTCCAACTCAGAACGCATCTCAAATGGGATGAAGAGAATTCTTTCTTCAAGTAAGCGAGCGACCTTTACTTTATTACCAGATCTAGAAAGTACTTTTGAGTCGACCACTCCAGGCAGATTTTTAGCGCCCTCATAATCAGTAATAAATGCAAAGGCTTCACATAGGGTGATCGGCACCTCATAGCTTGCGTTCACCTGAAAGCGATCGCTAGCTCTCGTCACGGCGACTTTTAAGTCATATGCACTCGTCGACTCTTGCGCCAAGACAACGCCGCACGTTGCAATGAGAAAAAAGTAAAAGAGCTGCTTCATGTTGGTAGTTTAGTGATATTAAAGTGAGCTACTTACGCATACCATCTAGCTTTTCACTTAAAGCCTCAACAGCTTTCGTTAAAGCGAATAGCTCTTTCTCTTTTAACAGATCAATTTTTTGATGCAGAAGTTCAATCTCTAACTCCGCCTTCACGTTGACCTCAAAATCATTGCTGGCCTGTTGACGATCTATTTCTGAAAGTCGATTCTGACTCATCATGATGGCTGGAGCGGTATATGCAGCCTGAAAAGATAGCATTAAATTTAGCAAAATAAATGGGTAGGGATCCCATGCATTTGTATTATTTATTGAGTTGTAAGCAATCCAAACAAAAATACATGCACTTTGAACTAAGATGAATTTCCATGAGCCTACCGTTTTTGCGACAACATCAGAAATTTTTTGGCCAGTCGTTAACCCTCGCGCGTAATCTTCAATATGACTAGAGATGTTGCGAGGGAAGACTTTGCGATGCTTGCGCCTATGCTCCCGAAGTGACTCTAGAATTTGTAGCTCTTCAGTGGTGGGTGTAATAGTAGTCATAGTTCCTCGCTTTATATGACTACTTTACGCTCATCGGGAGAGCTTCAGGTTCGGCACTCTGGAATTAAATTACTTCCAACACTTTGCTTAAAGAGCTGCCTTCATAGTTTGGCGTCTCACCAATTTCTTCAAAGGGATGGCCTAGGCGATTAACCCAAAATACATCAAATCCATACCACTTAGCCGCTAGCGCATCCCATGCATTGCTCGATACAAAGAGAACTTCTTCCCTCATTACAGGAAATGCTTTTAATAAAAGTTCATATGCTTGAGGATCTGTTTTAAATAGACGCACATCCTCAATCGTCACCACTTTATCTAAATAGGGCTTTAAGCCATTACTATCTACAACAGTCGCGAGCATCTCTCTGCTGCCATTAGATAATATGGCTGTAGATAAACCTTTTTCTTTAATAGTTTTTAGAACGTTCAGACTATCCTCAAAACTAGTTAACTTGGCATATTGATCCATCAGTCGCTTCTCGTATGCTGGCGTGAGATTCAGATTCATCCGCTTACAGACATAACGCAATGAACGAATTGTCAATTCCCAGAATGGAAGGTAGTGCTTACTGCCATTGGGATTGGGATCACTCATTGTTACTAGGCGCGTGTATTCAATTTGGCGATCTCGCCACATCAAAGCAAATGCCTGGCCATGACCTGGAAATAGTTCTTCTGCCAACTGACCCATGGAGTAAACATCAAACAGTGTTCCATAAGCATCAAAGGCGATTAGCTTGTACATAATTTGTCCTGTATTTTTATTATGAATATCTATTGTCGTTTAAAAAAAGATCCCTGAGTTACTGCATTAAACTCATAAATGAAAAAACCACCCGGATGAACTGACCCCCAAAAGTTGGACGCTATGTCCAACCAAGGGGGTTTTGTTTTATGAGCAAGTACAGCAAGCAGTTCAAGCTAAAGGTGGTTAAAGAGTTTCTAAAGTCAGGCGGTCTTAAGCGGGTAGGTCACTTATTTGAGATTAGTCACTCAGATGTCCGCAAATGGACTTTGGCCTATCAAGCACATGGCCATAGCGGTCTCAATCCCAGCTACCAACGCCATTCCCCAGAGTTCAAAGTCCAAGTTCTGCGGTACATGGCTGTGCATCAGATATCAGCTAGGCCAGCTGCCGCCCACTTTGGGGTTGGTAGTATGACTACGATTTTGCAATGGCAAAAACTCTACAATGAAGGCGGTATTACAGCCCTTGCCAATCGACAGAGAGGACAACCGCCTATGTCCCAATTTAATATCAAAGCATTACTCAAAAAGCCTATCTCGGAGCTCACGCCGGTAGAGTTGCGAAGACGTTTGGAGTACGCCGAAGCACAGGCTGCCTACCTAAAAAAGTTAGAAGCCTTAGCTCAGAGCAAAGCAATAAAAGAGAACAAGCCCAAGTAATTACTGAGCTAAGGCCGTATTACCGTTTACCAGACTTACTACTCATCGCCAAGATGGCTAAAAGCGTTTACTACTACTGGCGAGCAGCCAGTAGTAATCATGAGCCTGATCCTTATGAGTTGGCTAAAGATCGTATTACCCAGATCTTTAATGCCCACTAGGGCCGTTATGGCTATCGGCGGGTGCATTTAGAGCTGCGCAATCAACAGCAATATTTAAACCACAAGACCGTACAAAAGCTCATGGGGCAGCTAGGACTGAAATCCCTTGTGAGGCCTAAGCGATACCAGTCCTTTAAGGGGAATATTGGTAAAGCGGCTCCCAATTTATTGGAGCGTAACTTTGGAGCAAGCAAACCTAATGAGAAGTGGGTCACCGATGTCACTGAGTTCAATATCAAGGGTGAGCGAGTCTATTTATCGCCGATCTTAGACCTTTATAACCAAGAGATCGTCTCCTATGAGATTGCTGATCGGCCACAGATTAGCTCAGTCATACAAATGCTCCAAAAGGCTTTTAAGCAACTAAAACCAAAAGATAAGCCCATCTTGCACTCAGACCAGGGCTGGCAATACCAGATGGGGCTTTATCAACAGGCCCTGCACCAGCAGGGTATTACTCAAAGCATGTCTAGAAAAGGTAATTGCTTGGATAACGCAGTCATGGAGAACTGGTTTGGGATTATGAAAACCGAGTTCTTCTATCAAAAGAAGTTTGACGATGTCGGGTCATTTAAAACAGAGCTTAAGGAATATATCCACTACTAAAACCATGATCGAATCAAGCAAAAACTAAAGGGATTGAGCCCGGTGCAATACCGAACTCAATCCCTCGTGCTAACCTAACTAAACTGTCCAACTACTGGGGGTCAGTTCACGGAGGTGGTTTCTCTTTTTTTGCTAGCCTGGAGCTAGAGTCAATCCTACTTAATCAATCCGCACGCAATTCTGGGGCCTGAGTTGCCCGCTGGTTGTGATTTGTAATCATCTGGATCACGATGCACAACAACAGATTTTCCTAAAATACCAGTTGACCCATTATTCACAGTAAAGCCACTTAGCTTTGCAGAGTAAGTAGCATTGCCATTGGCATCTGATTTGATGTTTGGCATGTCTCCAGCATGATTGGCACCACTTCCGGGCATTCCATGCGCTTTTGTATCTGGATTAAAGTGGCCACCTGCGCTCATAGCATCAGGGGCGGAGCAATCTCCTTTTTCATGAACATGAAACCCTTGCTCAGCATTTGGTTTTAGTCCGGTAAAGTTTCCGGTTACCAAAACATCATGCCCTTGCCATACAAAATTTACTGTGCCTTTTGTATTTGAGCCGGAGCGCGAATCTAAGCTAGCGGACGCTTTTTGACCGGTACCTTGCTCCATTGACTGACAGGCTGCCAGCAACAAAACTGACGCGGCGCCAGCTAATAGAGAAATTTTTTTAATCATGGTTTGCCTCTTTTTGTTTATATAAACTCAGAATAGATCTTGTGGTGACACTCTTCAACTAAAACAAAAACCTTACTAGTAGTAGTCTTATTGACTTACCCTGCCCGAAGGCATGAATTCAAATGAAAAACCACCCGCAGGTGGCTATTCATAGGAGCCAAGAACAAAGTCGGCTAGTGCCAGCCATGCCTTAGGCTAAAACTTTTTTACATCTTAATAATGCGCCAAGCACCTTCTGAGCGACCATCACCCGTTTTATCACCTGGCTTGACATCTTTTGCATAGAAATACAAAGGCATGCCGTTAAACGCTAGCTGCTTTTTGCCATCATCGCGGGTAATCACTGAATAAGCACTAGAAACAGCCGGGCTACCTTCCACCAACAGTGGCGGCCAATTACTCGCGCACATACCATTGCAAACTGACTTGCCTGAACCACCAACATCCTTGCTAAAGGTATACAAGGTCATACTATTATTTCCAGCCAACACACCATCGTTAGCCTTAGTAAATGGCGCCAACGCTACTCCGGTCATTGACGCACAGGCTGCCAAAGTAGCTGTAGCCACCAATGCAATTAATGCACTTTTTATACGGTTCATATTCACTCCTTTTTGGTTGATTTGACACTTTAACCCTAATTTTGGCCTCTCGCTTTGAATCAGATTGACTGGCAATTGCATAGATAAAAACAAGCTAAAGATGTTTATATTCAGAAATGGTTTTCGATAATCATTTCTGTCTTAGGTATAAATCCTGGTTTTGGCCAAGCTGGCTTTATCCCTTTACCAATTACTAGCATGGCGGCAATTGCATAGTCTTTTGGTAAACGAATCAACTCTGCAACCTTGTCAAAATCAAAACCTACCATTGGGCAAGAGTCATAACCCATTGCTTTAGCAGAAAGCATCATCGTTTGAAGCATGATCCCCGCAGAACGCATTGCCTCATCTCTCTGTAATTGCTCTTTGCCAGAGTAGAAAGGATGAATCCAGGGCACCAATATATCTTGAGCTTCCTTGGGTGCATTTACCCAGTATCTCGCAGGATCCTTTTCCCAAGCCTTGATATCGACAGTCACTACAAACAGTAAAGATGCTTCGGTGACTTGAGCCTGATCGTAAGCAGCCTCTCTTAACTTCGCTCTCAGAGCTTTATCAGTAACATTAACCAAACGCCAGTGCTGGATATTAAAAGATGATGGGGCCTGCGTAGCTAATTCGAGTAGCTGCTCTGTCTCTTGCTGAGTCAATTGATGATTAGGATCGAAAGACTTTACGGCCCTGCGCTCGCGAATTGCGTCAAATGTATTCATAGTTTCCTTTTTTGGTTAAATCGAAGCTAAGAGATTCTAGACGCACCTCTTTGGTATTTTACGAATTATTATTACGCCAAGAACACCATATCTTTTAACCATAAAATGGCGCATGATAGCTTAATCAATTGATAACGAGATTCATCTAAGAAGCAGGGACAAAAAATGAGTACAAAAATAGATATTGGCATTAGCGAAAAAGATCGAAAAGCAATTGCAAATGGGTTATCAGGCCTCTTGGCAGATAGTTACTCTTTATATTTGATGACCCACAATTTTCATTGGAATGTCAAGGGCCCGATGTTTAACACCCTTCACACCATGTTCATGGCTCAATACACAGAGCAATGGGCGGCACTTGATTTAATAGCAGAACGAATAAGGGCTCTTGGAGAGCCAGCACCAGGCACTTATAAAGAGTTTTCAAGATTAACCTCGATTAAAGAGATTGAGGGAACTCCCAAGGCAATGGATATGGTTAGGCATCTTGTAAAAGCTCAAGAAGCAACAGCAAAAACCGCTCGCAAACTATTTCCCTTGGTTGAAAAAGCCAATGACCAACCTACCGCTGATCTGCTCACCCAACGACAAGATATCCATGAGAAAACTGCTTGGATGCTGAGAAGCCTATTAGAGGAGTAAATCCCTTCAGCATTGCTCTAAATGACACCACTAACTCAGGGATGTCTAATTGATTTTCTTTTTAAATGACAGCTCGTGATGGGCGCATCCGAAACTAATGGCGCCTTGCCCTGCCAAGCTCTAAAAGAAAATAGCCCAATAAGTGGGCTATTGAGATTCTTGGTGGCTCGGGGTGGAATCGACCAGGGCCCGAGGAATTCACCATTTTAAATGCTAAACACCGTGGCCATTAATATAAGTTTCTAGAAACTTAATCTGACTACCTTGATTTTCAATAATACTTTTTACTAAATCTCCAACGGAAATCACTCCAACCACTTTAGATTCGTGTAGCACAGGCAAGTGTCTGATGTGCTTGTGAACCATGATTGCCATACACTCCTCTAGTGAGTTAGAAAGCGTTACGGTAAGTGGTTTTGCTGTCATTATTTTTGAGACGGCCACTTGTTTTGGATTGTTATTAGGTAACAGCACTTTTATAGCGCAATCTCCCTGTGACACAATCCCCGCCAAAACTCCGTCATCGATAACTAAAATGGCTCTTACTCGATGCTCGCGCATCAGCAACAAGACATTTTCTACGGTATCAGATGATCTTACAGAAAAAATGGTGTTCGATTTTTTCTCAATAACTTGCTTTACTGTTGTCATAAGAGTCTACCTAATGAATTGAAGTTTAACCGTGATCGCTGCTTAATTATTTTTTATTCAAGTGTGATAATTATATTCTGTGGTGCCACCATATTCAAAACACGATTATTAAGTTGACTTAAATAAAATGGCCCAATAAGTGGGCCATGGTTATTCTTGGTGGCCCGGGGCGGAATCGACTAGGCTCGAGGGTGCTGACTCTATCATGTGACTGCTAAGGGTAATTCAATTACAAACTTAGCGCCACCGCCATCAGCATCTTCAAAATGGATCGAACCGCTATATCTAGTGACAATATGCTTACAAAGCCATAGCCCTAGGCCCATTCCGGTCTGCTTGGTTGTACTCAAGAGCTCAAAAAGCTGGGATTTGAATTCAACAGGTACGCCAATTCCATTATCGGAAACTGTGAGCCGCACTAACTGTCCAGCCTTAATTGCTTGAATAGTGATACGACGCTGGAGGGTCCCTGCATTAGCCAAAGCCTGTGTAGCGTTGTTCACTAAATTCAATATCACCTGCTCTATCTCTGCTGGATTAACCTTAATCACCAACCCATCGTCAACTCTTAGCTGAATTTGAATATTCTTAGACTTTAGCTCTGGCTTAACAATGTCTAATACTTTTGCTATCAAATCACCCAGTTGAACCTCTTGAGCATTGGATTCACCTTCTGTAAATATTGACCTGAGGGATTTAACAATCGTAGCGGCCCTCTTGTTGTCGTGCTCAAGAGAATCCAAGACTTCTTTACCTAACGCTAGATTGAGCACCCCTTTTTCTAGCTTCATCTTGAGAAACTGAATATTAAGGCTTGAGGCTCCAAGGGGCTGATTCAGTTCATGAGCAATTGATGCCGATAGAGCGCCAGTAGCCGCAGTCTTATTCGCCTTCATCAGGCCATAGATGAGTCGCTCTTTTTCTTTTAAGAGCTCGGTAATTTTTTCATTTTCTTCTTTGGTACTCTTTAAGGCGTTGGCGATTTCATTTTCTTTTTTTATCTGCTTTTCTAAATAAAAACTGCCAAGAGCTACATAGATCAATATCGTACTACCGTATCCTATCCATAAAAGAGTTAGGGCTAGAGCATCTTGAGCATATAAAAAGAAATTGATTTGGGTGCTTCCAATCAATACCCAAAGAGTTCTACAAGTTTCTCCAAGCAAAGTAAACGTTGTTAAAAAAATTAGCCACTTCACTACTATCGCTCGCTCTACTTTGTAATACTTTATCAACTCCCATATTTGCCATACCAAAAATAACTCTTGAGTAATTGTTATTAAGGCCACCCGATGCTTAAAGGTTTCTGGCATTACCCTCAAGTAGTTATAGAAAAAGAAAATAAATACTGGAATGAGCCATAAAAGTACAGTTTGAATTTTATTAAATGGGCGTTTATTCCAAGAGCGGTATAAAAATATGAGCAGAAAAACCGAAACAATAAATGTGGTGTTTGCTATTGTGAGAAAAAACTTATGCGTCCACAAGGCAGTGCCAAAGCTTAATGAGGATAAGGAAAATAAGCCTACGCTTAACGGCCAATAGATGCTGAATCCACTCACCCGATTGGCTCGGCATTGAAATAGGGCACTTAAGAACAGTCCTAGACCAATTAGCGAAAAAACAATAAAAAAGATTTGGTTGGCTATTTCCATATTCTAAATAGTACTAAAGATGATTAATAATGTCGCTTTAAATGACATCGCAAGCACTGACCTTAGATCAGCGTCGCTTAAATCGACGCAGGACCAGCGCAGGGATGTTTAATTTACGTGTCCTTTTAAAGGGCAGCTCTAGTCAAAGGGGATTTGATTGGTAAAGGTGTAAACCATGTGTCCGGTAAGGGCCCTGAGAATTCTTGGTAGCTCGGGGCGGAATCGACCAGTGCCGAGGATGCCCTAATCTATGGGCGCTAATTCAGCTCCAACAGGTCTTTTGTATCGGTTATAAGACCACATATATTGATTTGGTTTGGATATTATTGACCCCTCAAAATAACGGTTCATTTCTGTACAGGCATCAACCAAGCAATCGGGAAAAGCTTCTGTCATTAGTCGACTTTTAACGATCCAACCCCTCCCCAGACCCAATCTTTCTGCCCCAACAAAAAGGATAGCTACATCAGCTTGACGAGCTAATTTGATTGGAAATGAAGTTGTATAGGCGTATTGATTAAAAAATTTAGCCCATACTCCATCGCCAACACTAGGAACCTGGTCTGCTAATAGTCCAACTACCTCACCCCTTACTAAGGCACGCTTAATTTGACGTACTCCACCAATGTTTGCCTCAACAAATACCATTTGAGAATGCTGGCGAGATTTAAGCATTAACTTATTCACCCACCCCTTTCGAGCAGGCCTATACATTACCGTCGCTCTTGTATGTTCGGCAAAAATACGAGGCACTATTTCAAATCCACCAAAATGTGAAGCAAGAATAATTACTCCCTTTCCATTTTTGGATAACTCAATAATTTGACCTAAGTTTTCTATGGTTGTTTTAGCGAGAGAAGATTTTGGATGTCTCCAAATCCATAGGGTGTCAGCAAACATTATTCCGGATTCAATTGCCGCCCTCCACGGGGTAAATTTGAACCCACAATAATTTGCGGCACTCTGGTGATTTTTATATAAGCGCGTCCGGTACCGAGGGGAGCACAAATAAATCAATAGTCCTATACAAGCCCCAGCCATCTGAATGGCCGCCAATGGCAGTGAGCTAAAGAACCTCAATATAAAATACAACATTGGCCATTTTACGCCCGATCAAAAAAATGCCCCGCACAAAGCAAGGCATTATTTGTTTCTTGGTGGCCCGGGGCGGAATCGAACCACCGACACAAGGATTTTCAATCCTGTCCCCAGACTACTTCCAGCTAAGGTTCAATTTCTTATGCGAAGCGGCGCAATCTCTCAAATAAAGATTAATGAGGCTTTGGTAAGGAATGCCAACCTCTTCTGATACAGATTTGAAGTAGCTCACTGAATCCTCATCCAATCTAATAGTTATGGGCTTCTTGAGCATGGAAGCATATGGATTTTTACGGGCTTTTGAGAAATCATATTCTTTACGCATCTTCATCACCTTTAATAAGCTTTTGACTCTTTAGGGGTTGCCTTACGAGCCGAAATAATACGAACGACATTACCCTCGCTTCGATAACAATGGCAAACCAAAATCACACGAAGAGAATGGCTTACTCCCAGCAAGATAAATCTGTCTTCATCCTCCGAATGATCGGGGTCGGAAATTAACTTAGCACTTTCATCATAAAAAACAGATTTCGCCTCTTCAAAAGAAATGCCGTGCTTTTTAAGATTGGCTGAAGCTTTTCGAGGCTCCCATTCAAATCGCAATGAAGTCATATGTACATTGTACATATATTAATTGGAAGAAGCAAGTCCGCCCGACCAAAAGAAAATGCCCCACACGAAGCAGGGCATTATTTGAGTTTGGTGGCCCGGGGCGGAATCGAACCACCGACACAAGGATTTTCAATCCTCTGCTCTACCGACTGAGCTACCAGGCCAAGAGATGGAATTATAAATGAAACTGTGTTTTAGCTTGGAAAATGTCCAAACTGCGCTCACTCTGCTTAACCTACAGGGAAATCCTGCATGGACGGGGATGTTTAACCCCCCTCAGTGGGTGAGTGGGGATAAAGCAGGAAGCTGAAGTTGCTCTGCATCATATGTGTCTATTGCTTGGCTGTTATTTGAATCGATAACTGCTCGGCTTGTTTTGCAATTGAGCTTGCGGCTATCACATCGCCTAGGCTGCCCATAGTTGGAGGCCCAATCATCCATAAATCTTTCCATTCCCCGCCCGATGCTTTGGAAACTCTATAGTCGCCAGCTACCGCAATCGATTTTCCAAGAGCATCCGGTCTTGCGATTTGATCTGTAATTAGCTTACTAAGCAAAGGATCGCGCCCAACTCCAGTGCAATTGACTATCCGATCTCCCGACAAAGTAGATCCATCTCCCAAAACTACCCTGACTGTTTGCGCCACCTCAATTCGTTTGGCGCGGCCCAATACAAATTGAATCTGCTTATTAGCCTCCAGCTTCCTATAAGAATTAATTGTTTGGGGCGATGCCCTAAAGCGATATAAAGACCAGAGCCAGCCGAGCCGTTTAAAAAGAATTCGGCGCTGGAAATATGAAAATTGCTGCCAAATCATATTTAAATTTGGCCTAAGCTCTTCCCATGCGCTTTGCCACACCACGCTATCCGTTGGTGCAGATGGAAGGTGACTACGAATAAAGCGAACCAATTTAGCAGGGCTTAGGTTTTTCGGCCAATCGGGTTGGCGCTCCCTCTTCCAGAGCGCTTGCATCGGCGGAAAGAGCGCTCTTGGGCATATTACCTTAATCAAGCCTTGATGCCCTTGCCCAACAAGCGCATTAATTACATCAAGTGCAGTTAAGCCTCCACCAAGCAACATGATTTCTTCATGAGCATGAATACTGCCGAGGTCTTGACCCACCCAAGGACTCTCAATGAGTTGCAAAGGGCTCGTAGCCGTCTGAATATTTTGAACGGCGCAGGGCCAGATGGGTGGCGGATTACCAGTTGCAATAATGACCTGTTGTGCAGCAATCGTCTTAAGCTTATCTGTCTCAAGATACCAATGCTCATTAGCCTTATATAGATTGCTTACTTTTGCATCAATATGATCGATCTGATCTGAGCCAAGCTCTTTACTCACGAGCTCAGAAATATAGCGGCCAAAATCATAGCGCCGATAAAAGTAGCCTGCATCCGTTTGTGCTTCAGGGTCATCTATATGCACCTCAGCCCATCTTGCAAAATGTAATGGGTCCTCAGAAAAAACAGATGGAAGATCCTCGCGAACATTAAGCCGAAAAAAAGGGCTAATACAAGTATATGCATTCCCCTTGCCCAACACTCCAGGGCCAATTATGACAATCTTTGAAAAATGTATCCCCCTGCGCAAGAGATGAATCAACGCAGTCGCGGCAGCAAAGCCATCGCCGATAATCGCAATTTCTT
This genomic window contains:
- a CDS encoding SRPBCC family protein, which gives rise to MKQLFYFFLIATCGVVLAQESTSAYDLKVAVTRASDRFQVNASYEVPITLCEAFAFITDYEGAKNLPGVVDSKVLSRSGNKVKVARLLEERILFIPFEMRSELEYVEIPNKTLLFEQFSGDTKYYKGSWRLFSEKDFTTFKYDAQIEPNSLVPSAVIEYFIKNILRRQFEYMAEVASLKKSASLKNCR
- a CDS encoding DUF1003 domain-containing protein, whose amino-acid sequence is MTTITPTTEELQILESLREHRRKHRKVFPRNISSHIEDYARGLTTGQKISDVVAKTVGSWKFILVQSACIFVWIAYNSINNTNAWDPYPFILLNLMLSFQAAYTAPAIMMSQNRLSEIDRQQASNDFEVNVKAELEIELLHQKIDLLKEKELFALTKAVEALSEKLDGMRK
- a CDS encoding haloacid dehalogenase type II; the protein is MYKLIAFDAYGTLFDVYSMGQLAEELFPGHGQAFALMWRDRQIEYTRLVTMSDPNPNGSKHYLPFWELTIRSLRYVCKRMNLNLTPAYEKRLMDQYAKLTSFEDSLNVLKTIKEKGLSTAILSNGSREMLATVVDSNGLKPYLDKVVTIEDVRLFKTDPQAYELLLKAFPVMREEVLFVSSNAWDALAAKWYGFDVFWVNRLGHPFEEIGETPNYEGSSLSKVLEVI
- a CDS encoding superoxide dismutase family protein; translated protein: MIKKISLLAGAASVLLLAACQSMEQGTGQKASASLDSRSGSNTKGTVNFVWQGHDVLVTGNFTGLKPNAEQGFHVHEKGDCSAPDAMSAGGHFNPDTKAHGMPGSGANHAGDMPNIKSDANGNATYSAKLSGFTVNNGSTGILGKSVVVHRDPDDYKSQPAGNSGPRIACGLIK
- a CDS encoding nitroreductase family protein, whose product is MNTFDAIRERRAVKSFDPNHQLTQQETEQLLELATQAPSSFNIQHWRLVNVTDKALRAKLREAAYDQAQVTEASLLFVVTVDIKAWEKDPARYWVNAPKEAQDILVPWIHPFYSGKEQLQRDEAMRSAGIMLQTMMLSAKAMGYDSCPMVGFDFDKVAELIRLPKDYAIAAMLVIGKGIKPAWPKPGFIPKTEMIIENHF
- a CDS encoding Dps family protein; the encoded protein is MSTKIDIGISEKDRKAIANGLSGLLADSYSLYLMTHNFHWNVKGPMFNTLHTMFMAQYTEQWAALDLIAERIRALGEPAPGTYKEFSRLTSIKEIEGTPKAMDMVRHLVKAQEATAKTARKLFPLVEKANDQPTADLLTQRQDIHEKTAWMLRSLLEE
- a CDS encoding CBS domain-containing protein — its product is MTTVKQVIEKKSNTIFSVRSSDTVENVLLLMREHRVRAILVIDDGVLAGIVSQGDCAIKVLLPNNNPKQVAVSKIMTAKPLTVTLSNSLEECMAIMVHKHIRHLPVLHESKVVGVISVGDLVKSIIENQGSQIKFLETYINGHGV
- a CDS encoding sensor histidine kinase, which translates into the protein MPETFKHRVALITITQELFLVWQIWELIKYYKVERAIVVKWLIFLTTFTLLGETCRTLWVLIGSTQINFFLYAQDALALTLLWIGYGSTILIYVALGSFYLEKQIKKENEIANALKSTKEENEKITELLKEKERLIYGLMKANKTAATGALSASIAHELNQPLGASSLNIQFLKMKLEKGVLNLALGKEVLDSLEHDNKRAATIVKSLRSIFTEGESNAQEVQLGDLIAKVLDIVKPELKSKNIQIQLRVDDGLVIKVNPAEIEQVILNLVNNATQALANAGTLQRRITIQAIKAGQLVRLTVSDNGIGVPVEFKSQLFELLSTTKQTGMGLGLWLCKHIVTRYSGSIHFEDADGGGAKFVIELPLAVT
- a CDS encoding lysophospholipid acyltransferase family protein; protein product: MFADTLWIWRHPKSSLAKTTIENLGQIIELSKNGKGVIILASHFGGFEIVPRIFAEHTRATVMYRPARKGWVNKLMLKSRQHSQMVFVEANIGGVRQIKRALVRGEVVGLLADQVPSVGDGVWAKFFNQYAYTTSFPIKLARQADVAILFVGAERLGLGRGWIVKSRLMTEAFPDCLVDACTEMNRYFEGSIISKPNQYMWSYNRYKRPVGAELAPID
- a CDS encoding BrnA antitoxin family protein, which produces MRKEYDFSKARKNPYASMLKKPITIRLDEDSVSYFKSVSEEVGIPYQSLINLYLRDCAASHKKLNLSWK
- a CDS encoding BrnT family toxin codes for the protein MTSLRFEWEPRKASANLKKHGISFEEAKSVFYDESAKLISDPDHSEDEDRFILLGVSHSLRVILVCHCYRSEGNVVRIISARKATPKESKAY
- a CDS encoding FAD/NAD(P)-binding protein, whose translation is MTQDTKEIAIIGDGFAAATALIHLLRRGIHFSKIVIIGPGVLGKGNAYTCISPFFRLNVREDLPSVFSEDPLHFARWAEVHIDDPEAQTDAGYFYRRYDFGRYISELVSKELGSDQIDHIDAKVSNLYKANEHWYLETDKLKTIAAQQVIIATGNPPPIWPCAVQNIQTATSPLQLIESPWVGQDLGSIHAHEEIMLLGGGLTALDVINALVGQGHQGLIKVICPRALFPPMQALWKRERQPDWPKNLSPAKLVRFIRSHLPSAPTDSVVWQSAWEELRPNLNMIWQQFSYFQRRILFKRLGWLWSLYRFRASPQTINSYRKLEANKQIQFVLGRAKRIEVAQTVRVVLGDGSTLSGDRIVNCTGVGRDPLLSKLITDQIARPDALGKSIAVAGDYRVSKASGGEWKDLWMIGPPTMGSLGDVIAASSIAKQAEQLSIQITAKQ